ACCTCATACGAGGTTTGATGCTTGCCCCCTTGTATTGTCCATGCTTCTAAACTTTCTCGCAGCCGTTCAGCAAACAAAAAATCACTAAAGCTTTTGTGTACAAACTCAACTGAACCATCTCGTCCACTGGTCGGTTGTAAGTAAAAAGTGGCAAGAATATTTCTCAGAGGATTTTCCTTGTCCTGAGTCTGTGATCTTTCTAAAACTTGAGTATACTCTTCACCTTGGCGACGTAACCGTTGTTCAATCATAGCGATTGATGCATATTCTCCACCCGACTGGACGACACAGAGTCCAGCTTCAGCCAGAATTATTCGCAAATTTTGTACATCTAATTCTGTTAGTGCGGTATTTAAATTGTACCCTTGGTCAGAGCGTTGTTTAGTGAGAACCCAATCAAGAGACTGTTCATAAATCAAAATCTTGGTTTCAACACTACTACCTTGCTCAAACATGGCATTATTTAACTGATTATCCCGATGCATGGCTGCCAAGAGATATAGTAGTAACGGCTCTCTAGCCAATTCTCGTACTCGGTCTGGCAAACGTTCATCTTGTAAAAACTGGCGAAATTCCGTAGTTTTTTCAGTTCCTACCTGAATTTGCCACTTATCAAGCCATTTCTTCTGGCTTTTGTCATCCATGGGTATGATTGTCACACGCTCCAGATTATTTGGCATCGACAGCTCAATGCTTGGACTTTGTAAGGACAAGGATCTGCCAGTAATCAAAACTCTGTGTCCCTTTTCACTATTCTCGTGGCAACGTTGTTGAAATTTTGCCACTTGGGTGATGAATTGTTTTAAGCCTCTATCACTTCTCCCTTGCAATAGCAATTCATCGAAGCCATCCAGCAAAAACAAAAATCGAGTATTGCCATCTGTTAACCAACCACTATCACTCGTAGCAAAATCCCAGCCGATAGCTGTTTGTAGGGTTTTTTCTAAATCCTTGTCAAAGGTTGTGATATCGCGTAACCGGATTAAAATCGGTATCCAGATGGGATACAAGTGCTGTCTGACCCAATCGGCAAACATGCGACAAAATACACTCTTCCCCCGTCCAGGTCCACCTTCAATGAACATGACCTGGTTCTGTTTACCAGAATCTTCAAGTATCTTCTGCGTCCATTTCTCTATATCAATTGGTTTTGACCTTTCATCCAGTTCAGCACTTTGCTTTACAGGTTGTACCTTCAGCGATACATAGATATCTTGGAACGTAAATTCTTCATCAAATACTCGCTCAATTGGCTTCTGCTTGATTTGCTTATCCAGATAGTTGTCAATACTCTGATATTTTGCCAAGTCTCGCCGCCAGCCATCACGATAAAAGTCGGCTAGGCGTTTGACTGAATCTCCTGCCTCAACTAAGGCTTGTATCATATATCGGTGAGTACCGTGAGCAACCCGCCTTGATAAAAGCTGGGCTTGAGTTTTATTTAGTCCTGCCTGACATAACCGAGCGGTTAACACCTTGTTGAAATCGTGCGCTAACTTGGATTCATGAAAGCACAAAAGTGCTTTTTTGGCTTCTGACTCATCCAACTCAAGCCTCTGACCTAAACGTCTAATCTGCTTGACGATTTCTGCTGAAGTTCGAGTTTTACCAATTCGGTTTAACTCTGACAAAGTGTGTTCAGGTAAAAACTCATAAGTTTTTTGTAAACTTTCTAAATATGCCGCTTGGCTCACAAATGCCACACACTCTTCTAGAGAGAGTTCTCGCTTAGTTTGTTTCAGGTAAAATGCTAGTAGTCCGGTTGCCAAGGGGATGAACGGTAAGCTTGCTCCCATAATTTGAGCTGGAGGTGAGTTTAGTACCTCTAATAGTGAGGAAAATTTCCCCATCCATGGGGCTAATTGCCGGACGTTGCTCCCTTCTTCTTTGAGTGTCTTCGCCAAATCCAAAACGGCTTTTGCCGCCTCGGTTCCACTCTTTAGTGTTTCTGAACCACTCGTTACTTGATCGACTGAAAGCAACTGATCAACGTCAGTATTCAAAACCTTCAAAATGTTTTTCCAGAGCTTGCTTGCCATGGCTATTTATATTATCGATAACCCGTTCTCATAGGGTAGCTACTTTTTCTAGGGGTTGTCACCCTCTACAAACTTTGACAACCAAGAGGAGTCAAACCGAAAAATGTATCATATAATACAAAAAATGGGGGTTCTACCTTGTCCTCCTGATCCTCCGCTCCCCTAAAGTCTTAACCTAACACTCCTCAATCTCCTGATCTTAAGCGAAATTTTAACCTTGCTGTCTCCAGAAGTATAAGCTATAGTAAAGGGAAAATCTGTGACTCACAACCTCCATTTTGTATTACACCAGTTGTATTACACAGTTGCCGACTTTTGAAAGTACTATATATCATATCTGTTTTTTTAAATGCGTACAATTGCAATCCATACGTCAAAGGGAGGCGTTGGCAAAACTACTTTAGTGATTAACCTTGCTTATGAACTAGCCAAACTTAACTATAGGGTTTTAGTGGTTGACTTGGATGATCAAGCTAATGCTAGTCTTTCTTTAGGTGTTAACGAAGCTGATAAATTAGATAAAGCTTCTAGCTTTGAAGAATTTAAAATAATTTTAGAGACTTTCAAGGAGAGAAAAGAACTCATCGATTTTTTATGTGACTACGAGTTACCCAGCTTTGATTACCAAAAATATATAAGATCATCGGCTCTCAATGCCGAGCTAGAAGATATATCTACCTGTAGTGGTATAATCGACGTATTACCGGGTAGTTATCGAACTACAGATAAAGCAATTAGTAACTTGCTAATGCCGCAAACACGATTGAATACAGCACTTCAAACACCAGGCATCGCTAATAATTATGATTATGTAATCATTGATACACCTCCCAGTTCAACAGATATTGCGAAGGGGGGCTTAATTGCAGCTCAGTACCTACTTATTCCAACTCAGTTAGAGTATCTATCAGTATACGGTATCAATACACCACTAGATTTCATGCGGCTTGTTCGACAACAATTTGCGAATAAACGAGGTATGGTTCTGGGAATAGTCCCCATGATGACGCAAAAAAGATCACGACTTAATAGTATGGTGAGAAAGTTACTGGAAAAACGACTTGAGAAGGAGGATAACATACCGATATTACCAGAAATCCATCGCTCTGACTATATCAGCCAAGCGTCGAGGGTACGTCAGCCGATTTCTTTATTCGCTCAACAGAAATCGCCAGCTGAAAATATCGCCAAAGAATTTATCGCCTTGACCCAAAAAGTTTTAGAAAGAATAGAGTTTATTGAAAAGGACAAAAAAAATGCTTGAGGATTTCCAAAAAATTGAAACAAAACCTTATTTAGTGGCCGTGAACCAATTAGAAGTTCCTCCGGGAAAACCTGAAGTTTCAAAAGCAGAACTTGAAAATATTTCACAGGCATTACAAACATGGAGTACTAATTTCTCTCTTCCAATTGCTTGCTTAACGGATCAGGACAATAGCTATCGTCTCTTGACGGGTTTACCTATCTATCAAGCGGCTGTAAATGCAGGAATGCAGCGAATTTGGGTATTTTTGATTTCGGCAGATCAGAGGGACACTGAAAAAGCCATTGAACAAGCTCTGTTACAGTCAAAACTCAATCAAATCATTCTTGATTCTCAAGATATGACGAACTTCATCAATTTCCTCAATGATCAGAAATCGGATCTTACTCAAATTTATGGTATTGGGGATAATTATGCAAAGCAAATTATTAGTAAACGCCCTTATAAAGATCTAAAGGATTTGCAAAAAAAACATGGTAATAAGCGACCCTTGAATTGGGCAAAAGGCTACAAAAAGATGAAAAGTGCAATTTAGATTCACTTCTAATCTTTAATGCCTAATCCTGTTTGGCTTGGCTAGTCATACTACTACTCTTGGTCAACTAATTCACCCTCATCTGACTCATCCAGATACACCCGAATAAACTCCTCGGCTGCTGCTGGATTAATTTTATTCAGCCCCTTCCTAATTTCGAGAATGGCATCACCTCCTGGATCTCGACTTTCATTGACCCAATGGTGAATTGTTGATCGCCCAATACCCATTGCTATCGCCAACTTATTTTGGCTAATGTTGTAGGCTTCCAACACCTGTCTTAAAGATTTTCCTGCCTTTCGCATGGTTTCTATAGTGCCAGAGGCAAATGACTCATCTAAATACAAGCCAATAAACTCCTCGGCTGCTACCGGATTAATCGTATTCAGCCCTTTTCTAATTTCTAAGATGGCATCACCTCCGGGATCTCGATTTTCATTCACCCAACGGTTGATACTAGAACGCCCAATACCCATTGCCACTGCCAACTTATTTTGGCTAATGCCATAGGCTTCTAACACTTGCTTTAGTACTGTCCCTGCTTTTCCCATGCCTAAATTTTGTCAAAGGCTCATGAAGGCAAAATGCGAACAAAACACCTTCTCTAAGAGTGTTCCTCATCCTCCTCTGACTCATCCAGATACAAACGAATAAACTCTTCTGCTGCTGCTGGATTAATCGTATTCAGTCCCTTCCTAATTTCTAGGATGGCATCGCCGACAGGATCGGCAACCTCATAAACCCAGCGGTGAACATTAGAACGCCCAACTTGCATTACCACGGCTAAACGATTTTGGGTAATGCCATAACGTTCCAAGACCTGTTTGAGTGCTTTGCCTGCTTTTCCCATGCCTCAGATTGTGTCAGAGGCTCATAACTGAGTAAATGTTCCATATATGGAAAACTCAGGTATGATGGTTTTGTTACTTATATGGAACAAAGCAAAAAAAGCAGTTAAATCCTTATGACACAAGAGTTTCTTCCCAACCCAACCCCCAACCCGCAAACCCCTTTCCCTGGAAATCCACCATCAGAACCCAATCGAGTTCCCCTAAAAGTTCTAGTCATCAGCACTCCCCAAGGCGTCAGTAACACCATTCACACTTTTTACCGTCTTGGCTACGCCCAAGTCAGTGAATGGAGCAAACCTCAACCGACTCAAAATCCTGGTGAGGTAATGAGTATCCTGAGCCGCCGTATTCAGGTTGACTAATTGGCAGCAAAAATAACCTAACCCCCTTCTGTCGCTAAGAAGGGGCAACCAGACACTCATCTCAAATTACGAATAGTTATGCAACCGCTACGCCACCGCATCAACCCCCAAACCTTCGTCATCACCCTCCAACAAATCGCCAAATACCTGAAAATTAACCCAAAGCGTATCCTCAACTGGGAAAAGTGGTATAACGTCCTCTGGGTACATATCGAAGGATTGGGCGGTTATTTTATTAGTTACCGCCAGCTAGAACAGTGGATTGCCGCTTGTCGTACCCTAATCCGTTTCTGCCCAAACATGGAAACCCTCAATACCCTTTGGTTACTCATCCAGCAAGAATCTCCACGATACACAAAAGAAGGCTTTTCTCGACTCGCAGCCATCTGGCAACAACGGCAAACGTATTTGCGCGATCGCTATGTCACAATGAGAAAATCTTGGCACACACGATGAGGACGCTAACCCTAATGTTCAGAATCGGTAAAATACTCACCGCTTTATCACTCTCGCTATTTTTACTGGTAACGGCTTGTGCCGCACCATCCACCGCTCCCCCACCCTCTACCGAAGCGCCTCAAACTAGCACTCAGGCTCCCACAGGCGAACCTTTGGCTGGGGGGCAATTTAATCAATTCTTCCCCAATGCTAGCGGTGATTATCAGCGAGTGTTTGCCCAAGAGAAAACTGGATTTGCCGAAGCCAAGTTGAAACAGGATGGCAAGGATGTGGCGGTGCTGTCGATTAATGATTTAGCTAATAACCCAAGTGCAGCTAAGAAATTCCAGGATAGTTCTAAAACAATTGCTGGGTATCCTGCTGTCGAACGGGGGAAGACACAAACAGCCATTCTAGTTCGCGATCGCTTCCAAGTCAAAGTCCAATCCCGTGATGACTCCTTTACCCCTAGCGATCGCGAAGCTTGGTTGGCAAAGTTTGACCTGCAAGGATTATCCCAACTCAAATAAAATTGGTCATTCGCCAAAACACTGATTTCACAGATTTATTATCCAGATTCAGGTAGAGGATGGAAGCTTAGTTACACTGATTACACAGAAAGGTTAGTTCTCTATGATTTGTCCTTGGTCATTGGGAACAAATTAAAGATATCATTGAAACGATTTATAGGAGATTTTACATGAGTAAATCTATTATTGAATTAGTGGATAACTTACCTGAAGGTGGACTCACCGTTTCCGTCTTGAAAGCCTTAGACTTTGTGGCTCCCGGTGATTGGCAAAATGTGGTTGGCTTTGAAAATACCGTGCGGGAGGTTACAGGTGAAGATGATCCGGCATTAATTCAGGATATTAGTGAACGCGCTCTTTGGCTTTATAACGATAAGTCCCAAGGCTATCAACGGGCAATTTGGCTGTTTCAATCCGTGGATAGTGCGGATTTTGCTCTGGGTGCAGCCGCTTTAGCCAATAAAATCGGTGAACGAGTTTCGTTTCTGGGATTTTTAAATCGACTTACGCCCAAAGCTGATACGGCACAAACTATCGATCTTTGTTTAAAAGTTGTGGCAGAATTGGTGGCGTTTTGTCAAATTAATGGCATTCCTGGAGACAGTATCGGGGATTTTGTCAATGCTTTAGCCGATTATAGCGGTGAGTCGATGATCCGAATGGCGGGACTCATTTGC
This genomic window from Coleofasciculus chthonoplastes PCC 7420 contains:
- a CDS encoding helix-turn-helix domain-containing protein is translated as MGKAGKALKQVLERYGITQNRLAVVMQVGRSNVHRWVYEVADPVGDAILEIRKGLNTINPAAAEEFIRLYLDESEEDEEHS
- a CDS encoding pentapeptide repeat-containing protein, which produces MASKLWKNILKVLNTDVDQLLSVDQVTSGSETLKSGTEAAKAVLDLAKTLKEEGSNVRQLAPWMGKFSSLLEVLNSPPAQIMGASLPFIPLATGLLAFYLKQTKRELSLEECVAFVSQAAYLESLQKTYEFLPEHTLSELNRIGKTRTSAEIVKQIRRLGQRLELDESEAKKALLCFHESKLAHDFNKVLTARLCQAGLNKTQAQLLSRRVAHGTHRYMIQALVEAGDSVKRLADFYRDGWRRDLAKYQSIDNYLDKQIKQKPIERVFDEEFTFQDIYVSLKVQPVKQSAELDERSKPIDIEKWTQKILEDSGKQNQVMFIEGGPGRGKSVFCRMFADWVRQHLYPIWIPILIRLRDITTFDKDLEKTLQTAIGWDFATSDSGWLTDGNTRFLFLLDGFDELLLQGRSDRGLKQFITQVAKFQQRCHENSEKGHRVLITGRSLSLQSPSIELSMPNNLERVTIIPMDDKSQKKWLDKWQIQVGTEKTTEFRQFLQDERLPDRVRELAREPLLLYLLAAMHRDNQLNNAMFEQGSSVETKILIYEQSLDWVLTKQRSDQGYNLNTALTELDVQNLRIILAEAGLCVVQSGGEYASIAMIEQRLRRQGEEYTQVLERSQTQDKENPLRNILATFYLQPTSGRDGSVEFVHKSFSDFLFAERLRESLEAWTIQGGKHQTSYEVSRDDMNWEIYDLLGYGGLTPDIVDYLSAWLNTSETINTGILFERLEYFYFRWCDGEFIDVDTIDKNFPLTKKQQWQDPKFLVEKRWINIHTVDIYTGLNILILLLELHRLAQDQENLKKTVDFYPCGQPDHDDFDGSRLRRIIGYSYCIGVDAFVQTVGKFLSHAELSSVDLHSADLQGVNLCSANLSNANLSSADLRGVNLSNANLSNTNLNGADLRSANLSGAKLSHANLSHANLRGSNFRDANLSNAELRGANLDRADFSSTQLNQAFLNHASCRYTNLSGANLSGAELLSADLVGANLKYGSLSRASLRGADLQNADLSSANISRAFLGGIIWNIETIWDDVSGMDTAYELPANLRQVFGLGS
- a CDS encoding ParA family protein, with the protein product MRTIAIHTSKGGVGKTTLVINLAYELAKLNYRVLVVDLDDQANASLSLGVNEADKLDKASSFEEFKIILETFKERKELIDFLCDYELPSFDYQKYIRSSALNAELEDISTCSGIIDVLPGSYRTTDKAISNLLMPQTRLNTALQTPGIANNYDYVIIDTPPSSTDIAKGGLIAAQYLLIPTQLEYLSVYGINTPLDFMRLVRQQFANKRGMVLGIVPMMTQKRSRLNSMVRKLLEKRLEKEDNIPILPEIHRSDYISQASRVRQPISLFAQQKSPAENIAKEFIALTQKVLERIEFIEKDKKNA
- a CDS encoding helix-turn-helix domain-containing protein, with the translated sequence MRKAGKSLRQVLEAYNISQNKLAIAMGIGRSTIHHWVNESRDPGGDAILEIRKGLNKINPAAAEEFIRVYLDESDEGELVDQE